The window ctccttcagaacttcctctcgcatgtttggattcagtttccgttgtgcatctcgatgagccttTGCACCTTCTTCTAGACGGATGTGGTGCATAAAAAGATCAGGGCTGATTCCCACTAAATCTAAGAGagtccaccctattgctttcttgtttcgtCTAATGACTTCCAACAATTCATTCTCCTGCTCCTTGGTCAAGTCGTTGTTGACTATTACTGGGAATGCCTCATTTTCTTCCAAATAAGCATACTTGAGGCCTGGTGGGAGTGTCTTCAGTTCCTTCTTTGTTTcattcgtctcctggggcaagggattcTTTTCTGCAATATCTGGTAATTCCTTTCTCCCAGGCCCAGGAGAATTCTCCAGACTAGCCACGTGAGCCGATCCCTTAGATTTAGCTGACTCGGGATTTCTGCAAAACTCCATGATGGCCTCTGTGAGTTCCTCATCTGTCAACTCCGGtgtgttcattgctgcacaccacCCTACAACTTCTCTGTCAATTAAgtggctcaactccgagttgttaatttgttcctgtatcaattccgtctcaagatattcttggaccagggggttaataacatcaatagcataaagattctcaacatctaatggccttttcatcccctcatctatgctaaatgtatatttttccccattataatccaagcaaattgttccatcgaagacatcgataatggttTTAGCAGTACGCAaaaatggtctccctaaaagtACCCCACTgagactcagcagactcatttCTCTGGGTCTAGGGCTATCCCCTTGAAACACTTGAATTTCTTTCCCTTTACTAGGCTGTATGGGTACCTCCTCGTCAATTTCCAGGGTCGGTCCTTCATAGCCTCGCCCGGACctcaaggtgatttgactaatgttcGCTCGGCCCGGTGGTTTGACTGTGGCAGGaagtttcccttcatttccccTCATCTCATTCAAAGAAACTGCAATCTGGGACAGTTGCTTCGCCATCATATCCATGGCGGCTTTATGTTCCGTCTGGGCGTCTTGCAACTTGTGCACCACGTCGTTATTGGAATGCAAGTTGttctgcatgaactgctgtgaattcactaggtcgtggaccatgtcatccaaactcctttgtggcctggagttgaattgattaaaattcgatccttgaccttggttctgcCCCTGGTTACTGACGATAGttcccttgattcccttgatggTTGTTGTACTGGTTgctagacccttgattcccttgatgattCGGTTGGGAATTCTGATAGTTCCCCTGGTTATTTCTTtggtgaggtggcacataagAGCTCCCTGGGTTGTTCTGATTcctatttccccaattagtatggtcTTGATTCCTGTACCCCAGTTGAAATTGTCCACTCTTGACTTTTtcctgaccagttggactgcctctcacggagggtgtgcataattcATGAGCTGCAGTGGGGGTGGCTGACCTTGATCATGGCcagtccatctaaaattggggtgagtcctccatggggCATCCCTCTGTCTTCCctggttccaacttccatctgGATTCCAGCTCCCCATCGAATTTGCTTGAGCTTGGCATTCCCCTTCACAGGGCTGACTGTAATAAGGTTGAAGTTGTCTTTCctctggaccagggggtttctcaCTTTCTGCTGGAGCATGAGGGttgtatttctcaattgcattcagcagtgctttctccaatttatctatcctgtcttccaccttcttgtcatcTTGCNNNNNNNNNNNNNNNNNNNNNNNNNNNNNNNNNNNNNNNNNNNNNNNNNNNNNNNNNNNNNNNNNNNNNNNNNNNNNNNNNNNNNNNNNNNNNNNNNNNNGGGTTAcaaaattttttagtaaaatggagattgttggggtttggtaTCGAAAACATGTTTGGGCAAGTTTGCGCGAATAGATTTTTCAACGTAAAACTCTAAAATCTATTTTCTGATTCGATTATTGAGGTTGCAATagaagtatattattacatttgtttgtttttaatttataaaatgttttataaacttttaaaatgataaGAAAAACCTAAGTTTTTGGGGCTTTGGGGAGCCCTTTTAAAGGTTTTCTATGaatgtttcaaaaaaaagaaaaatttacaATAGATGGCTTTGGTATCTATATGAAAGGTTCAATTGGTCAACACACCCTTCAAAAAAGATGTTTTTGGGGTCAAAGAACGGACCCTAACGGCGTTTTTATCTTTCTTGGAAGGGCTGggtcttgataaaattatttcttaatctacatagtTAGATTGGCTCGGTTGTTTcctttattttacttaaaaaatttggttttaaaaATTCCGATATAGGGTAGGggttaatatctagcggttggattttttattttaatggggggtgagtctcgtttgataatgtcctcaagaggagttTGAAAAGGTTTATTTTTTGACGGGGGGgtttttattacttttgaataataaaaaagtgtttcGAAGTCCCTTTTGGggaagatattaattaattaagtccatgagacattaattaattaatgaacttTATATCAAAgcagggaaaaaaaataataaaaaaaaacagccggaatttgtaatttctttggtggggagagttcaattttattaatggCCGGTAATTTTCCCaaatatcttttaaattttgggggttaatttaattagaaaaaaacaaatttgggGGAGCTTTATCAAAACCCTTTTAAATCTGGTCGAGGAACaataaaaaggagaaaaaaggagacaaaattattcattatttttaaatgaaaataaccctttcccccaaaaaagggggaacatttttcagttttctcCCTCCCCTAAATGTATTCTCtttctaaaaatatgaatattggtagtttctttctaaaaatatgaatattggTAGTTTAGGAGATTGGAGATAAATTAGGGATGAATTATTGACTTTTTACACgacataaaattattacataatatcattgttattattatttaagaTTGGAGTGAAATTAGGGATGCATATaactgataaaaaaaattgagtttcaTATAAAGAAGTATTGTCCGTTGACATCGAAAATCAAGCCATTGCTAACCGTTGAT is drawn from Salvia hispanica cultivar TCC Black 2014 chromosome 6, UniMelb_Shisp_WGS_1.0, whole genome shotgun sequence and contains these coding sequences:
- the LOC125194830 gene encoding uncharacterized protein LOC125194830, which encodes MNTPELTDEELTEAIMEFCRNPESAKSKGSAHVASLENSPGPGRKELPDIAEKNPLPQETNETKKELKTLPPGLKYAYLEENEAFPVIVNNDLTKEQENELLEVIRRNKKAIGWTLLDLVGISPDLFMHHIRLEEGAKVVTNEKNELVPTRLVTGWRMCIDYRKLNEATKKDHFPLPFIDQMLERLAGKQYFCFLDGYSGYFQIYVNPEDQGKTTFTCPFALI